Sequence from the Deinococcus betulae genome:
GGGAAGCCCGCTACCAACGTTCTGCAGAGCCCCGAAGGCCTGCGAGAAGCGCGCTTGGCGCTGGTCGCGCGCCTCCGCGCCGCCTTCGAAGACACGTTGGGCCTGATTGGGATTGAGATTCCAGCCGCGATGTAAAAGCGTCTGCAGAAAGGAGCGGGGCGAAGATCAATCGCCCCGCTCCTTTCTTTTTACAGTTCGGCTGAGTTTCTTGGAGAAGAGCTGCTGTCTTGCCATTCCCGAAGTGTGACCGACCTCAGCCCTTGCGCCTGCATCGCTTCCAGCAAGGCGGGCAGCATTGGCACCGTTACCTTCGCACCCGGCCCGGCGTCATGCAGGACCACCACCGCCCCAGGGGAAAGTCGAGGCAGGAGGGCCGCCAGCGTCGTTTCCGGCGTGGCTCCAGTGTGCCAGTCGCCGCCTTCCACACTCCAATGGGCCCCACGCAAGTTCGCCAGCCGTTGCCCCAGAATCGTCGCCAGGGTGTAGGCCCCGTGGGGTGGGCGGTGGAGGGTCACGGGCTGCCCTGTCATCGCCGCAATCCGCCGCGCCGCCTGTCCGGGCTCAAGGAAAGCCGACCAGGGTGACCGCACCCAGGCGTGAACGTGCTGCACCGCGTGGGCCTGCACCTCATGCCCTTCGGCCAGGGCACGCCGAATCAGGTCGGGATGGGCCTCGGCCAGGGGGGCCAGCACGAAGAAGGTGGCGTGCATGCCGGCGGCCTTGAGGGCGTCCAGAACGGCGGGCGTAGTCTGTGGGTCGGGGCCGTCATCAAAGGTCAAGGCCAGGGTGTTGCCCTGCGGCGGCCCCTCGCGCAGCAGCCCTAGATTCAGGCGCTGCACCAGCAGATAGGGAAGACCGATATAGGCAAGCAGTGCTGTCAGGCCCCAGCCCAGCCCTCTGTTCATGCCCGACCCAGGCGGCGCAGCAGTACGTCGGCCACCCGGTCGGCGGCGTCGGGCACGCTCAGGGCGCGGGCCCCTGCGGAGAGGCGCGCGTGCTCATCCCCGTCCAGGGCGCGCAGGATGGCTGGGCGCAGTTCGCTGAGCGCCCGTGCCCACAGCGCCGCGCCGCCGCGTTCCAGGTACAGGGCGTTGTACTCCTCCTGGCCGGGAATGGGGGCGTGGACAATCATGGGCACGCCCAACGTGGTCGCCTCTGCCACGGTCAGGCCGCCGGCTTTGCCCACCACGAGGTCGGCGGCCGCCAGCAGTTCGGGGAAGGAGGTCGTGAAGCCCAGGCGATGCAGTGTGGCGCCGCCCAGTTGCGCCACGCCGTGCCCGTCGGCGCCGGCCAGCACCAGTACCTGAACCCGCACGCCCAGATTGGCCAGTTCAGCCAGCACCCGCCCTTGCGCGCGGTAACTGCCCGTTCCGCCGGCCGACAGCAGAATAAGAGGCAAGTCCGGGTCCAGCCCGTGCTTTTGCCGCAGCGCAGCGCGGTCAGCGCCGATCAGGTCGCGGTAGATGCGGGCGATAGGAATGCCGGTCACTTCCACCCGTTCTGGGGCAATGCGGGCGCGAATCATCTGCTCGCGCGCCTCCTCGCTGGGCACCATCAGCAGGTCGGCCTCGGCGCGCGCCCAGTGCTGATGAACGCGGTAGTCGGTCACGACCAGACCATTGAGGAACTCGGCCCCAGTGCGCCGCCGCACATTGTCGGCCAGGGCGACCGGTGTGGGGTAGGAACTCACGACAGCCTCGGGCCGCAGCTCCTGCACGTCGCGGCGCATGGCGCGGTAGCCCAGCCAGCCAAACGCCTGTGCGGTGGGGGCATGGTCGTTGTCGGTCCACTCGTAAAAGCGGCGGTAGACGTCCGGCATGTGCCGCACCCAGAGGTCGTAGGTGCCGGCCGTAATAATTCGCTCGGGCGGGCTCATGTATTTCAGGAGGTCGGCGTGCCGGGCGTCCAGGGTCACGCCCCGGCCCCGCAGCGCTGCGTCCAGTGCGCCGTTGGCCTGGTGGTGGCCGCTGCCGAACGACGCCGAGACGATCAGGGCGCGCAGGGGGTCATGAGCCGCCGTCACGCGCGCCTCAGCAGGGTCAGGCCCAGCGCCAGGAAGACGACGTTCGCCAGCCACACGCCCACTTCGGGGAAGGCTGGTAGCGTCCCGGCCACCGTCAGCCCTACCAGAAACAGCACGTAGTACGCCACGGCCAGCCCCAACGCCACGCCCAAACTGACGCCCAGTGTGCGGCCATAGCGTAGGGCAAACGGCAGGGCGGCCAGCGTCAGCACCAGATTGGCGAAGGGCAACGCTAACTTGCGGTTCAGGCTGATCCGCGCGTTCTGGCGGTCAGCCGGCTTGGCCTTCGGGTCCCTTAAAGTGGCTGTCAATTCAGCCCAGCCCTGGGCATCGGCGCCGATAGCGTCGGCGTATTTGGCGAGGGTCTGCTGGCGGCTCAGGCCAGTGTCCACGGTCAGGCGGTCTGTCGCCTTCTCGGGCACGACGACGCTTGGAAACACGGCTTGCACCGCAGCGCGGAAAGCCGCTGGATCGTTCTCCGGCACCTGCGTCAGCGCTTTGGCGGCCGCGTAATCCACGATGAAGGTCGAGTAGCCCTGCAAACGCAGCTGCTGCCCTTCATAGGTGCCGCGTTCGGCCAGAATGAGGGTGCCGCGCTGGTAATTATCGGCCTGCCACTTTTCTACCCGGATGCCGCGCAACTCGCGCGTGGCTGGGTTATAGCTGCTCAGATACAGCGTCAGTCCTCCTCCCAGATCAACCGTTTTCCCCGCCAGGGTAGACAGTCCAGCGCCCGTCAGGGTGTCCCAGTACAGGCCGCG
This genomic interval carries:
- a CDS encoding polysaccharide deacetylase family protein, whose protein sequence is MNRGLGWGLTALLAYIGLPYLLVQRLNLGLLREGPPQGNTLALTFDDGPDPQTTPAVLDALKAAGMHATFFVLAPLAEAHPDLIRRALAEGHEVQAHAVQHVHAWVRSPWSAFLEPGQAARRIAAMTGQPVTLHRPPHGAYTLATILGQRLANLRGAHWSVEGGDWHTGATPETTLAALLPRLSPGAVVVLHDAGPGAKVTVPMLPALLEAMQAQGLRSVTLREWQDSSSSPRNSAEL
- a CDS encoding MGDG synthase family glycosyltransferase — its product is MTAAHDPLRALIVSASFGSGHHQANGALDAALRGRGVTLDARHADLLKYMSPPERIITAGTYDLWVRHMPDVYRRFYEWTDNDHAPTAQAFGWLGYRAMRRDVQELRPEAVVSSYPTPVALADNVRRRTGAEFLNGLVVTDYRVHQHWARAEADLLMVPSEEAREQMIRARIAPERVEVTGIPIARIYRDLIGADRAALRQKHGLDPDLPLILLSAGGTGSYRAQGRVLAELANLGVRVQVLVLAGADGHGVAQLGGATLHRLGFTTSFPELLAAADLVVGKAGGLTVAEATTLGVPMIVHAPIPGQEEYNALYLERGGAALWARALSELRPAILRALDGDEHARLSAGARALSVPDAADRVADVLLRRLGRA
- a CDS encoding LptF/LptG family permease — encoded protein: MTRLTRLVTAELWPPLLAGTLLFTAILCFGYFFVSSQWLQGVPLGLVGRWIAYQVPDTLVKVLPMAVVLMTVVAFGRMNTERELVAVQSGGVSLGRLAQPAGVVALLVTALSIWLSLWVAPRANVETRGLYWDTLTGAGLSTLAGKTVDLGGGLTLYLSSYNPATRELRGIRVEKWQADNYQRGTLILAERGTYEGQQLRLQGYSTFIVDYAAAKALTQVPENDPAAFRAAVQAVFPSVVVPEKATDRLTVDTGLSRQQTLAKYADAIGADAQGWAELTATLRDPKAKPADRQNARISLNRKLALPFANLVLTLAALPFALRYGRTLGVSLGVALGLAVAYYVLFLVGLTVAGTLPAFPEVGVWLANVVFLALGLTLLRRA